In the Streptomyces sp. NBC_00525 genome, one interval contains:
- a CDS encoding GroES family chaperonin produces MSENTDDKLPIRMLHDRVLVRSESPEGERRSGGGILIPATAAVGRRLAWAVVVAVGQNVRTVEPGDRVLFDPEDRAEVEVRGVAYVLMRERDLHAVAADRFEGSTDSTGLYL; encoded by the coding sequence GTGAGCGAGAACACCGACGACAAGCTGCCCATCCGGATGCTGCACGACCGAGTGCTGGTCCGGTCCGAGTCGCCCGAGGGCGAGCGGCGTTCCGGCGGCGGCATTCTGATTCCCGCGACGGCCGCGGTCGGCCGCCGGCTGGCGTGGGCCGTGGTGGTGGCGGTGGGGCAGAACGTGCGCACGGTCGAGCCGGGGGACCGGGTGCTGTTCGACCCGGAGGACCGGGCGGAGGTCGAGGTGCGGGGCGTGGCGTACGTGCTGATGCGCGAGCGCGACCTGCACGCGGTGGCCGCCGACCGGTTCGAGGGCTCGACGGACTCGACCGGCCTGTATCTGTAG
- a CDS encoding DUF3618 domain-containing protein yields MSDARTPAQIEADIISRREQLAVVLDEIGVRVHPKTIIGDAKAKVAGTVDRTAGRAYVAVNRAVSDVKAQFVTETGSPRLERVIPAALLAAGVVGLVVVSSRRNKR; encoded by the coding sequence GTGTCGGATGCCAGGACCCCTGCGCAGATCGAGGCGGACATCATCAGCAGGCGCGAGCAGCTGGCGGTGGTACTCGATGAGATCGGGGTGCGGGTGCACCCGAAGACGATCATCGGTGACGCGAAGGCGAAGGTGGCCGGAACCGTGGACCGGACGGCCGGCCGCGCGTACGTGGCGGTGAACCGGGCGGTCTCGGACGTGAAGGCCCAGTTCGTCACCGAGACCGGCAGCCCCCGGCTGGAGCGCGTGATCCCGGCGGCGCTGCTCGCGGCGGGCGTGGTCGGCCTGGTCGTGGTCTCCTCCCGCCGCAACAAGCGCTGA
- the bcp gene encoding thioredoxin-dependent thiol peroxidase encodes MSERLKTGDTAPAFTLPDADGNDVSLADHKGRKVIVYFYPAALTPGCTKQACDFTDNLDLLAEAGYDVIGVSPDKPEKLAKFREKENLKVTLVGDPAKETLEAYGAYGEKKLYGKTVTGVIRSTVVVDEDDKVAHAFYNVKATGHVAKIIKDLKI; translated from the coding sequence ATGAGCGAGCGCCTCAAGACCGGCGACACCGCCCCCGCCTTCACCCTCCCCGACGCCGACGGCAACGACGTCTCGCTCGCGGACCACAAGGGCCGCAAGGTCATCGTCTACTTCTACCCCGCCGCTCTTACCCCCGGCTGCACCAAGCAGGCGTGCGACTTCACGGACAACCTCGACCTGCTCGCCGAGGCCGGCTACGACGTCATCGGGGTCTCCCCGGACAAGCCGGAGAAGCTGGCGAAGTTCCGCGAGAAGGAGAACCTCAAGGTCACGCTGGTGGGCGATCCCGCCAAGGAGACCCTTGAGGCGTACGGCGCGTACGGCGAGAAGAAGCTCTACGGCAAAACGGTGACGGGCGTCATCCGGTCCACCGTCGTGGTCGACGAGGACGACAAGGTCGCCCACGCCTTCTACAACGTCAAGGCCACCGGCCATGTCGCGAAGATCATCAAGGACCTGAAGATCTGA
- the proP gene encoding glycine betaine/L-proline transporter ProP has product MAAPDPQQAADPEAVKRHPALFRAIRKRRNPKLRRTDITVTDDRAVKRAVKAASLGNAMEWFDFGIYSYLAGTIGHVFFPSGNDTTQLLSSFATFAVAFLVRPLGGMFFGPMGDKIGRKKVLALTMILMATGTFAIGLIPSHQTIGVWAAVLLIFFRMLQGFSTGGEYGGASTFIAEYAPDKRRGFFGSFLEFGTLAGYVGAAGLVTLLYALLDDAQMNSWGWRVPFLVAGPLGLVGLYLRLRLDETPAFQKLEGGTAHATEAADSVETTAKGDLAKIFRDYWPTLILCICLVGAYNITDYMLLSYMPTYLSDELGYSETHGLLILLGVMVFLMLIINQVGKLSDRFGRKPLLMAGMLGFLIFSLPSFLLIRQGSIPAIIIGMALLGLSLVCMLGTMSAALPALFPTHVRYGSLSVGYNLSASIFGGTTPLVITALISVSGSNLMPAYYSMAAALVGVIAVACMKETANKPLAGSPPSVETTEEAEELVAAQTPDPKF; this is encoded by the coding sequence ATGGCGGCCCCCGACCCCCAGCAGGCGGCCGACCCGGAAGCGGTCAAACGCCATCCCGCGCTGTTCCGCGCCATCCGCAAGCGCCGGAACCCGAAGCTCCGGCGCACGGACATCACGGTCACGGACGACCGGGCGGTGAAGCGCGCGGTCAAGGCGGCCTCGCTCGGCAACGCGATGGAGTGGTTCGACTTCGGCATCTACTCCTACCTGGCCGGCACCATCGGGCATGTGTTCTTCCCGTCGGGGAACGACACCACCCAACTGCTGTCCTCGTTCGCCACCTTCGCGGTCGCCTTCCTGGTCCGCCCGCTGGGCGGCATGTTCTTCGGGCCGATGGGCGACAAGATCGGCCGCAAGAAGGTCCTCGCCCTCACCATGATCCTGATGGCGACGGGCACCTTCGCGATCGGCCTCATCCCCTCGCACCAGACCATCGGCGTGTGGGCCGCGGTCCTGCTGATCTTCTTCCGCATGCTGCAGGGCTTCTCGACGGGCGGCGAGTACGGCGGTGCCTCGACGTTCATCGCGGAATACGCGCCCGACAAGCGGCGCGGCTTCTTCGGCAGCTTCCTGGAGTTCGGCACCCTCGCCGGTTACGTGGGCGCGGCCGGCCTGGTGACGCTGCTGTACGCGCTCCTGGACGACGCCCAGATGAACTCCTGGGGCTGGCGCGTCCCGTTCCTGGTGGCCGGCCCGCTCGGCCTCGTCGGCCTCTACCTGCGGCTGCGGCTGGACGAGACCCCGGCCTTCCAGAAGCTGGAGGGCGGCACGGCGCACGCCACGGAGGCGGCGGACAGCGTGGAGACCACGGCCAAGGGCGACCTCGCCAAGATCTTCCGGGACTACTGGCCGACGCTGATCCTGTGCATCTGCCTGGTCGGCGCGTACAACATCACCGACTACATGCTGCTGTCGTACATGCCGACGTACCTCTCGGACGAGCTGGGCTACAGCGAGACGCACGGTCTGCTGATCCTGCTCGGCGTGATGGTGTTCCTGATGCTGATCATCAATCAGGTCGGCAAGCTCTCGGACCGCTTCGGCCGCAAGCCGCTGCTGATGGCCGGCATGCTGGGCTTCCTGATCTTCTCGCTGCCGTCGTTCCTGCTGATCCGTCAGGGCAGCATCCCGGCCATCATCATCGGCATGGCGCTGCTGGGCCTCTCCCTGGTCTGCATGCTCGGCACGATGTCCGCGGCGCTCCCGGCCCTGTTCCCCACCCATGTCCGCTACGGCTCCCTCTCGGTGGGCTACAACCTCTCCGCGTCGATCTTCGGCGGCACGACCCCGCTGGTGATCACGGCCCTGATCAGCGTCTCGGGCTCCAACCTGATGCCGGCGTACTACTCGATGGCGGCGGCCCTGGTCGGCGTGATCGCGGTCGCCTGCATGAAGGAAACCGCCAACAAACCCCTGGCAGGCTCCCCACCGTCGGTGGAGACCACGGAAGAAGCAGAGGAACTGGTCGCCGCCCAAACCCCGGACCCCAAGTTCTGA
- the rdgB gene encoding RdgB/HAM1 family non-canonical purine NTP pyrophosphatase, which translates to MTRLILATRNAGKITELHAILAAAGLTHELVGADAYPEIPDVKETGVTFAENALLKAHALARATGHPAIADDSGLCVDVLGGAPGIFSARWSGRHGDDRANLDLLLAQLADIDAPHRAAHFACAAALALPDGTERVVEGRLTGTLRHTPAGTHGFGYDPILEPSGETRTCAELTPDEKNAISHRGKAFRALVPVVRELVG; encoded by the coding sequence ATGACCCGTCTCATCCTCGCCACCCGGAACGCCGGGAAGATCACCGAACTCCACGCGATCCTCGCCGCCGCCGGCCTCACCCACGAACTGGTCGGCGCCGACGCGTATCCGGAGATCCCGGACGTCAAGGAGACCGGCGTCACCTTCGCCGAGAACGCCCTGCTCAAGGCCCACGCCCTCGCGCGGGCCACCGGCCACCCGGCCATCGCGGACGACTCCGGCCTCTGCGTGGACGTCCTCGGCGGCGCCCCCGGCATCTTCTCGGCCCGCTGGTCCGGCCGCCACGGCGACGACCGCGCCAACCTGGACCTGCTCCTGGCCCAGCTCGCGGACATCGACGCCCCGCACCGTGCCGCCCACTTCGCCTGCGCGGCCGCGCTCGCCCTCCCGGACGGCACGGAACGTGTGGTCGAGGGCCGCCTCACCGGCACCCTCCGCCACACCCCGGCCGGCACCCACGGCTTCGGCTACGACCCGATCCTCGAACCCTCCGGCGAAACCCGGACCTGCGCGGAACTGACCCCGGACGAGAAGAACGCGATCAGCCACCGAGGCAAGGCATTCCGCGCCCTGGTCCCGGTGGTGCGGGAGCTGGTGGGGTGA
- the rph gene encoding ribonuclease PH — MSRIDGRTPEQLRPVTIERGWSKHAEGSVLVSFGDTKVFCTASVTEGVPRWRKGSGEGWVTAEYSMLPRATNTRGDRESVRGKIGGRTHEISRLIGRSLRAVIDYKALGENTIVLDCDVLQADGGTRTAAITGAYVALADAVAWAQGKKLIKHGRKPLTGTVAAVSVGIVAGTPLLDLCYEEDVRAETDMNVVCTGDGRFVEVQGTAEAEPFDRAELNALLDLATAGCVDLARLQNEALATTLGA; from the coding sequence ATGTCTCGTATCGACGGCCGTACCCCCGAGCAGCTCCGCCCCGTCACCATCGAACGCGGATGGAGCAAGCACGCCGAAGGTTCCGTCCTCGTCTCCTTCGGGGACACCAAGGTCTTCTGCACCGCCTCCGTCACCGAAGGCGTGCCCCGCTGGCGCAAGGGCAGCGGCGAGGGCTGGGTCACCGCCGAGTACTCCATGCTGCCCCGGGCCACCAACACCCGCGGCGACCGCGAATCCGTACGCGGCAAGATCGGCGGCCGGACGCACGAGATCAGCCGGCTCATCGGCCGCTCCCTGCGCGCCGTCATCGACTACAAGGCACTCGGCGAGAACACCATCGTCCTCGACTGCGACGTCCTCCAGGCCGACGGCGGCACCCGCACCGCCGCCATCACCGGCGCCTACGTCGCCCTGGCCGACGCGGTCGCCTGGGCCCAGGGCAAGAAGCTGATCAAGCACGGCCGCAAGCCGCTGACCGGGACCGTCGCCGCCGTCAGCGTCGGCATCGTGGCCGGCACCCCGCTCCTCGATCTCTGCTACGAGGAGGACGTACGGGCCGAAACCGACATGAACGTCGTCTGCACGGGCGACGGCCGCTTCGTGGAGGTCCAGGGCACCGCCGAGGCCGAGCCCTTCGACCGCGCGGAGCTGAACGCCCTGCTCGACCTCGCCACCGCCGGCTGCGTCGACCTCGCCCGGCTCCAGAACGAGGCGCTGGCCACCACCCTCGGCGCCTGA
- a CDS encoding glucose PTS transporter subunit EIIB, translating into MASKAEKIVAGLGGIENIEEVEGCITRLRTEVVDPSKVDEAALKAAGAHGVVKMGTAIQVVIGTDADPIAADIEDMM; encoded by the coding sequence ATGGCCAGCAAGGCTGAGAAGATCGTCGCCGGGCTCGGCGGAATCGAGAACATCGAGGAGGTCGAGGGCTGCATCACGCGCCTGCGCACCGAGGTCGTCGACCCGAGCAAGGTCGACGAGGCCGCGCTCAAGGCCGCCGGTGCCCACGGCGTCGTCAAGATGGGCACCGCGATCCAGGTCGTGATCGGCACGGACGCGGACCCGATCGCCGCCGACATCGAAGACATGATGTAA
- a CDS encoding PTS transporter subunit EIIC has product MSSSSEAVPQKNVWNGLFQGLQKMGRSLQLPIAVLPAAGILNRLGQPDVFGDDGLGWNNVAKVFAAAGGALLDSGIGLPLLFCVGVAIGMARKADGSTALAAVTGFLVYYAVLHAFPVDCDKGQTFVSGGIWFGSCVAGDATVTPAAYQNPGVFGGIVMGLMAAWFWQRFHRVKLVDWLGFFNGRRLVPIIMAFVGLLFAALCAWVWQPIGDGLTSFSKWLVDLNWLGSGIFGVANRALLVIGMHQFLNTFVWFQFGDFEKPDGTMVHGDINRFLAGDPTAGQFTSGFFPIMMFALPAAALAIYHCAKPHRRKAVAGLMISVGLTSFVTGITEPIEYSFLFVAPLLYAIHAVLTGVSMAVTWALGVKDGFSFSAGLIDYVINWSLATKPWLIIPIGLAFAVVYYVIFRFAITKFNLQTPGREPDELEDEIEKNLTK; this is encoded by the coding sequence ATGAGCTCGAGCAGCGAAGCCGTCCCGCAGAAGAACGTGTGGAACGGACTGTTCCAGGGCCTTCAGAAGATGGGCCGCAGCCTCCAACTGCCGATCGCCGTGCTGCCCGCGGCCGGCATCCTCAACCGGCTGGGCCAGCCGGACGTCTTCGGCGACGACGGCCTGGGCTGGAACAACGTCGCCAAGGTGTTCGCGGCCGCGGGCGGCGCCCTGCTGGACTCCGGCATCGGCCTGCCGCTGCTGTTCTGCGTCGGGGTCGCGATCGGCATGGCCCGGAAGGCGGACGGCTCGACCGCGCTCGCCGCCGTGACCGGCTTCCTCGTCTACTACGCGGTACTGCATGCGTTCCCGGTGGACTGCGACAAGGGCCAGACATTCGTCTCGGGCGGCATCTGGTTCGGCTCGTGCGTCGCGGGGGACGCGACCGTCACACCGGCCGCGTACCAGAACCCCGGCGTCTTCGGCGGCATCGTGATGGGTCTGATGGCGGCCTGGTTCTGGCAGCGGTTCCACCGCGTCAAGCTGGTGGACTGGCTCGGCTTCTTCAACGGCCGCCGGCTCGTCCCGATCATCATGGCCTTCGTCGGCCTGCTCTTCGCGGCGCTGTGCGCCTGGGTGTGGCAGCCGATCGGCGACGGCCTGACGAGCTTCTCGAAGTGGCTGGTGGACCTGAACTGGCTGGGCTCCGGCATCTTCGGCGTCGCGAACCGCGCGCTGCTGGTCATCGGCATGCACCAGTTCCTGAACACCTTCGTCTGGTTCCAGTTCGGCGACTTCGAGAAGCCGGACGGCACGATGGTGCACGGTGACATCAACCGCTTCCTGGCGGGCGACCCCACGGCCGGCCAGTTCACCTCGGGCTTCTTCCCGATCATGATGTTCGCCCTGCCGGCGGCGGCCCTCGCCATCTACCACTGCGCCAAGCCGCACCGGCGCAAGGCGGTGGCGGGTCTGATGATCTCGGTCGGCCTGACCTCGTTCGTCACGGGCATCACCGAACCGATCGAGTACTCGTTCCTCTTCGTCGCTCCCCTCCTCTACGCGATCCACGCGGTGCTCACCGGTGTGTCGATGGCGGTGACGTGGGCACTGGGGGTGAAGGACGGCTTCAGCTTCTCGGCCGGCCTGATCGACTACGTCATCAACTGGAGCCTGGCGACGAAACCCTGGCTGATCATCCCCATCGGGCTGGCGTTCGCCGTCGTGTATTACGTCATCTTCAGGTTCGCGATCACCAAGTTCAATCTCCAGACGCCGGGCCGCGAGCCCGACGAACTGGAGGACGAGATCGAGAAGAACCTGACCAAGTAG